From the Lentimicrobiaceae bacterium genome, one window contains:
- a CDS encoding Gfo/Idh/MocA family oxidoreductase, which produces MENKKIRIGIIGFGRMGITHYSIINTHPDIQIVAVADTSKTILNILKKLNKELNVFTDYKELIDVTQPDAIIISTPPNLHYPIIKYAYEKKIHIFCEKPFTANLKQADELTNIFSNSNLVNQIGFAARYGDVLNKAKELIDNKVIGDIIRFKGEMFSCAIIKKTNGTNWRDQEENGGGVVYEMGTHMVDLINYFFGEPDKVAGTVRSKVFSKNVDDIVSTTFIYKNGLTGTMYINWSDESYRKSSVSIEVFGSKGKIIADFYGYKLFLSKGNNELNLRKGWNTFHFTDVYKPVPFYVRGNEFSRQLYDFVGLISGSHKTNLCDFAEAYKTERIIDLIFKDSLINNN; this is translated from the coding sequence ATGGAAAACAAAAAAATAAGAATTGGAATTATCGGGTTTGGAAGAATGGGAATAACCCATTACTCAATTATTAACACACATCCCGACATTCAAATAGTAGCAGTTGCCGACACTTCAAAAACTATTTTAAATATTTTAAAAAAGCTTAATAAAGAACTTAATGTTTTTACTGATTATAAAGAATTGATAGATGTTACACAACCAGATGCAATAATAATTTCGACTCCTCCCAATTTACACTATCCAATAATAAAATATGCTTACGAAAAAAAAATACATATTTTTTGCGAAAAGCCTTTTACAGCCAATCTTAAACAAGCTGATGAATTGACAAATATTTTTTCCAATAGTAATCTTGTCAATCAAATCGGATTTGCAGCAAGATATGGAGACGTTCTTAACAAAGCAAAAGAATTAATTGATAATAAAGTAATTGGTGATATAATACGATTCAAGGGTGAAATGTTTAGCTGTGCTATCATTAAAAAAACAAACGGTACAAATTGGCGAGATCAGGAAGAAAATGGAGGAGGTGTTGTATATGAAATGGGAACTCACATGGTTGATCTAATAAACTATTTTTTTGGTGAACCAGATAAAGTTGCAGGTACTGTAAGAAGCAAAGTTTTTTCAAAAAATGTTGATGATATTGTATCAACAACATTCATTTATAAAAATGGATTAACCGGAACAATGTATATAAACTGGAGTGATGAAAGTTATCGTAAATCTTCAGTTTCTATTGAAGTTTTTGGATCAAAAGGAAAAATTATTGCCGACTTTTATGGATATAAATTATTTCTTTCAAAAGGAAACAATGAATTAAACTTACGAAAGGGTTGGAATACTTTTCACTTTACCGATGTTTACAAACCTGTTCCTTTTTATGTAAGAGGCAATGAATTTTCAAGACAACTATATGATTTTGTTGGATTAATTTCAGGAAGTCACAAAACAAATTTATGTGATTTTGCTGAAGCCTATAAAACTGAGAGGATTATTGATTTAATTTTTAAAGATTCATTAATAAATAATAATTAA
- a CDS encoding WecB/TagA/CpsF family glycosyltransferase, whose protein sequence is MNIVNIWGFNVFSDNLEKIETVGKKAKLLTTISPNSYGISTKDLLFEKSLKNSDFLVLDGVYFALAPILLKGKNIKKNQGPEVFYHFMDRANSSNGKVFFLGSKETTLIRIKERAKKDYPNILIEYYSPPFKEEFLKEDNEKMIDIVNNYQPDVLFVGMTCPKQEKWAYQHKDNINAGLICCIGAVFDWYAGNQKEIKPIWWKLRLAWIIRIIRRPEIIYRIPSVMIFFKHLIMIILKLKKNTISSN, encoded by the coding sequence ATGAATATAGTAAATATTTGGGGGTTTAATGTTTTTTCAGATAATTTAGAAAAAATTGAAACCGTGGGGAAAAAAGCAAAACTTCTAACAACCATCAGTCCTAATTCTTATGGCATAAGCACAAAAGATTTATTGTTTGAAAAATCATTAAAAAATTCTGATTTTTTAGTTTTAGATGGGGTTTATTTTGCTTTGGCACCAATACTTCTTAAAGGTAAGAATATTAAAAAAAATCAAGGTCCTGAAGTTTTTTATCATTTTATGGATAGGGCAAATTCATCGAACGGTAAAGTATTTTTTTTAGGTTCAAAAGAAACAACTTTAATAAGAATTAAAGAAAGAGCAAAAAAAGACTATCCCAATATTTTAATTGAATACTACTCTCCCCCATTTAAAGAAGAATTTTTGAAAGAAGATAATGAAAAAATGATAGATATTGTAAACAACTATCAACCGGATGTTTTATTTGTTGGAATGACCTGCCCAAAGCAGGAAAAATGGGCTTATCAGCATAAGGATAATATTAATGCAGGCTTAATTTGTTGTATTGGAGCAGTATTTGATTGGTATGCCGGAAATCAAAAAGAAATAAAACCAATTTGGTGGAAATTAAGACTGGCATGGATAATAAGAATCATTCGTCGTCCCGAAATTATATACAGAATCCCAAGTGTAATGATTTTTTTTAAGCATTTAATTATGATTATTTTAAAATTAAAAAAAAATACAATAAGCTCAAATTAA